GGCTAAAATCACCAAACGCCGCATTTATATTAAAGATGGTAAAATAGTGAGCCGCTTATGAAGTTTTTTATTTTCTTAAAAGAAGCCCTAAAAGGGGTTTGGGCTAATAAGTTGCGTTCCTTTTTAACTCTTTTGGGGGTTTTAATAGGTGTTTTCTCAGTAACTACTCTTGTTTCTTTGGGGGAAGGGGTTAAAGCTGAACTTACTAATCAGATAACTGAATTGGGTTCAAGTATGCTTTTTGTTATTCCAGCCAAGCTTGACTCAGGCTTCCAGTCTAATCCAGCCCAAGTTTTGAGCGGGGATATTTTAACTGAAGATGATTTAAGGGAAATTGGGAAGATGGATAAGGTTGCCGCAGTAGTTCCACTTCAGTTTTTGACTTTACCTGTTTTTTATTCTGGTAAGCCCATTAGTAGTGCTTTGGTAGTGGGTGTGAGCAAAGAAGCTTTTGGTTTTACTTATTTTGACATTGGCAAAGGAAGAGCTTTTGAAAAAATAAATGAGGCGGTAGTGGGCACAGGGATTGTTGAGGCAATGGGTGTTAAAGCAGATAAGGCAATTGGCAGAAAGTTAAAGATAAAAGACAGAGAAGTAGTAGTGAAAGGTGTTTTTAAGGCTAGTTCTGAGCAGAGTCTTTTTGGCCAGAGCGATACTTCTTTTATGGTAGCTGTCCCTATTGATTTGGCAGCTGAGATTGAAGGGAGAAAAAAGATATTTAGGATTGTGGTTCAGGTTGGGGAAGCAGCCGATGTGGAAGCAGTAAAAGAGAGTATTCAATCTTATTTAAATAAATCACATCAGGAAGAGATTTCTGTGGTGGATCAGGAAGATTTAGTTGGTTTTATAAACACCTTTCTTTCTCTTATGACTGCTTTTGTGAGCGCGATTGCCGCTATATCTTTGGTAGTTGGTGGAGTGGGAATTATGAATATAATGTTAGTTTCTGTTACTGAGAGGACGCGAGAGATTGGCTTGCGCAAGGCAGTGGGGGCAAAGCCGCGTGATATTTTATGGCAGTTTCTTTTGGAGTCAGTAGTTTTGACTTTTTTGGGCGGTTTAGTTGGGGTGTTGCTTTCTTTGGTTGTCTTAGTGGTTCTTTCTTTTAAAACTCCTTTGCCTTTTTTGTTTTCTTATAAAGGGGTATTGGTTGGTGTAGCAGTCTCAGT
Above is a genomic segment from bacterium containing:
- a CDS encoding ABC transporter permease, whose product is MKFFIFLKEALKGVWANKLRSFLTLLGVLIGVFSVTTLVSLGEGVKAELTNQITELGSSMLFVIPAKLDSGFQSNPAQVLSGDILTEDDLREIGKMDKVAAVVPLQFLTLPVFYSGKPISSALVVGVSKEAFGFTYFDIGKGRAFEKINEAVVGTGIVEAMGVKADKAIGRKLKIKDREVVVKGVFKASSEQSLFGQSDTSFMVAVPIDLAAEIEGRKKIFRIVVQVGEAADVEAVKESIQSYLNKSHQEEISVVDQEDLVGFINTFLSLMTAFVSAIAAISLVVGGVGIMNIMLVSVTERTREIGLRKAVGAKPRDILWQFLLESVVLTFLGGLVGVLLSLVVLVVLSFKTPLPFLFSYKGVLVGVAVSVLVGLVFGLFPAWWAAQKDPIQALRYE